Part of the Musa acuminata AAA Group cultivar baxijiao chromosome BXJ2-7, Cavendish_Baxijiao_AAA, whole genome shotgun sequence genome is shown below.
CTGAGCCAGCTGGTTGTTCCATACGAGTAAAGTTCTTATTCGAAGGTATCTTGTGTTTTGAGCGAATAATTTTGTTAAGACCTCATTACTTGGAGTATTGAATAAAGTTATTTACTGAAAATTGAACCTAACCTAATGTTCCCTTATGGAATTAGGGTTCGTAGTATGTTTACAAGTAAGTTTATAGTGTTCAAGATTGCACCATGATTAATCTACAAATGAGGTTTCTTAAATGTCATTACTCAGTGACACTATCACTTAAGTTTATGGACTAGTAATGGAATGAAGTATATCTGTCTCACTGGCTTATCTAATTGTGCCCGTTTTTTTGCCGGAGCAGGTATGTAAGAAATAGGTGAGAACCAAGGCATGAACCTTGGGTTTCCTGCAAGATGCAATTCGAGTTTGCTGTTTTGATCTTTTTGTCTATTATCTACAGTGGAAAGTTGATCTAATCTTTTTTTCCAAAATGGGTAAATAAGATTCAGTAATAATCAAGGTTCAGACCTTGATTTTCCTGCAAGATGCAACAAGTGTTTACTGTTTTAATCTTTTTCTCCATGATCTACAATGTAACATTCAGAAATCAAGTAGGAGATGAGTTTTGTACTACTCCTCAAGCGGAATCTAAGTAGGAAGTTTCTGCTACTAAGTTTCTGACTACTGTTCCATCAAATATCGTTGGTCCTTTTTCTTTAACGTGTCTGTTTCATTTTCGTACgatgttattttattttgataatgCAGTTCCTGATCCCAATGTTGAAAGTTGGGTTCTGATATATTCTTTTGTGAATTCTTATATTATAGTCTTTCTTGAACTTCATTAGAcaactactttttttttttggagaaccATAGGACAGCGTCAAGTTACTTAGccttgatttagacaattaatcaTTTATATTGTTTTGTTGGTCATAAGTGATTTTAAGATGTACTGTAATCCCAAAACATTTGCTAATCAGATTTTTTAACTAAAAATTTTCAGATACTAAATGTATGTCAACTACTATTGGTATTTTCTTTGCAGACTATGTTGTGTCACTAAAGATAATGGATCAGTCTTATATGGAACCTGGGATTTCAGTGAATTTTTTTGCTGAAGATATGACAAAGCTACCACATGTCAGGGCAATTGGTGATATTATTAGTCTTCAGAATGTTGAGGTATCTGCTAACATCAGCAAAATTATCATTGGTGCATATTACATTACTGCATTCTTTAGTTTTAGCTGTATGTGGGTTGTGATCCTTCTTGACTAAAACATCTTTAGCTTCTATTGTGTGTTATATAGAAATACATTCCTCTGgttctttttatttattcaaaGTATTGTTTCCTTAAGCTTACAAGTTCAGACGTTGGTGAGCTTTGAAATTAGGCTACTGTAGTCTCTTCCCTTGGATACTTTTGCCATTTCTGAAAGATGTGAATGTTGAAAGTTCAGTCAGGTAAATATAATATGTGATATTTACACAGCTTCATTGTGTTTTTCCACATTATTTTCCTTAAGCAGGCACATCCATACACCCACATCAAGATTTCAGTTTCAATTGTACAAGTCCAACAGGTGTCTGTTTATCACATCAGTACCCAGGAGTGCCTCTGTAGTTTACTCAAATTGTTTATGACATATGTTTAACAGCTCTTTTTATATATATGGctagaatgaaaattttaaaactcAAATTGTTTATgacacagtgatttaaaaagcgctaggcgccaaaaggcgtcaaggtccaaaaacgcccgaggcgctaggcgctcacctaggcgctcgcccgagcgaagcgaggcgctaaaatataaaaatatataatataattaataaatataattatttaaaattttaaataaaaatatgctattaaattaaaaaaatctaagatacaaaatcacaaaattaataacattaaaatcaaaataatatattattaatctattaatgaaaattaatcatttcaaaattcaaataaacttaatattaagatttaagagtatactgagcagtctgagcttgacggagaaaggaagcagcggcgagcggcggggggaaaaggaaagggagcgggaggcgcgagtagcgagagggctcgcgggagtcgcgagcagagggagggctcgcgggaggcgcgagcagcgggagtcgcgagcagagggaaggctcgcgggagggctcgagggaggcgcgagcagcgggaaggctcgcaggagacgcgagcagcgagagggctcgcgggagggctcgcaggaggcgcgagcagcgagagggcttgcgggaggcgcgagcagcgggaaggctcgcgggaggcgcgagcagcgacagcggcgagcagcggcagcgagcgacgagatcgcgatcgcgatcaagagcgacagcggcagcaggttagtgttgggttagggttagggttggggttatatcggtttagttggttcgattgaaccaactaacaaccgaaccaggaccgaaccagacctaaaattctggttcggtcgccttggtttacccaggcgctcgcccgaagcccccagcgcctgggctcgggcgagcgcccaggcggcgcctgggacattagtgaggcgctcgggcctcgcctcgcctcgcctcgcccgagcgccttttgcaatcactgttaTGACATATGTTTAACAGCCCTTTTTATTAATATGGCcagaatgaaaattttaaatctcaCATTGTTGCACATTATCCAGGTGAGAATTCACAGAGGAGATGTTTATTGTGTTCACAATAAGAAGTTTTCTGCCTTCGCTCTGTTTCAAGGGAAAACAACATCTGGCTTGATTCATTATCAGAAATCAGTGAAGTATCATGCTACCAATcatgatgatgaatttttgtcACAAATAAGGACATGGTTGCTTGATAATCCGCCTAAAGCAGGTTTTTGTTTTTAACAAACAATTTTCTATATTTCCCATACATCCTCGTTCTACTAATGTATGTGATATTCTTCCTTATTATTTATTGTGTTATTTGATTACTCTCCTTTTTCCTCTAGTTGGGAAAGATGTGCCATTGTTGCTGCGTAGGATTAAGTTAGATCTTGCTTTTGATTTAGTTTGCAAGGTAAGCCATTTCTTCCAAGCATTGCTTGCTTAACTGAAAATTTTATGCATATATGTATGACTTCTTGCTTCCAAAAGGTTCTTCATGTTTCTGAAACTTCTAAAGGGGATTGGATGCTCTTTGTGTGGGATGGAACTGATACTCCTCCAGCAAAATTACAGTTTGAGTATGTCTTTCATTCTAATTCATTGGTTTGCTTAATCGTACCGCATTGTTTAAATTTGAACTGTCAATGCCAAAATTCTGCTGCTGCAAACTAATTAATTTTCTGATGACTGATGTAAGTTATTAATTTGCATAAACTCATGATGGTTGGTTGTCGCTGTCAAGCAAGGAAATGGTGTTGCATTGAACTATCTTATGGCTCCTCTAGTTCTGTAGTTTATCTGGACTTGTTTGAATGTATGAATCATCCTGAAATTGTCTCTACCATTTGGGATTTTATAATTTTTCTATAATGATGCAACTGAGAATTTAATGACTAGTTCCTAACCTATGTTTATGTAGTAGTTAAAAAAGGAATATGTAAGATTCAAGTGAAAATAATTGTCAATTACTATAGTCTCAATGGGACTAAATGGTAAAGATGATGATCAAGCTAACCTGATGGTTAGTATATCTCATGTTTTTCTTGCCTATGTTTTTGCTTGTCTCACAATATTATATGTCTGATAATTGCTGATGACGGATTGAAATTTTGTTTCTTGTCATGGGATAACAGTCTTGAGCTTCAAGGGGAAAGGCCATGTTCTTTACATGTTGAAGAGTTGCCTCTTACAATAGAGATTTTATGCACATTTCCTCGTGTTGGTTCAGTCTTAAGAGTATTTGCTAGCAAGTCTTTTAAAGTGATAACACATCTACATGATGGTAATCAGTGGGTCAAGTTATGTAATATGATCTGTGGGTTGCATGATGGTATGTGGAATGGCATGCTGCAACCTTCTAGTGAAGTCCTTCTTTTGTCTGATGAAGACTGGATTGCAAGGGAACATTTAAAGTAATTACTTTTCTTTTTCCATACACTTAGATCCATTCTTTTCTTATTAAGTATAGTTGAGTGGACTCTTTTTGTCATATAGGACATATGATCGCCGCCTTGCAACTGCATTGGAAAATTATCCTATGACAAGCTTTCCTGCACCTTCTCATATTACAGGTTATCAGAATTTTTGTTGGAAAATTGAATATGAAGTTCTCTGATATCTTTTTGTTGTTTAATTTTCCTTGTGCAGATGTACTAGCTTCCTTTGGGTTTTATATACATTTAATTTTAACCAATTATTTGGTTGTGATAGTAAGTAAAGAATGGCAACTACTTTAGGAGTTTTTGCCCATCTTGAGATCAGAATTTTCTAGATTTCTCATAATTGATGTGAAACGATAATTTAGTTGAAGATGtgaagcaatttttatgatatgattaGGAAACAATAAGAATATTATGTTTTGTTATAAACTATCCTTGCCCTCTTTCTCCCTAAAACAAATCATTACCTGGTGTGCTAATTTATCTGAACCTTTTTATTTTGACGTCATTCTACTCACCTTTTACATCATTTTGAAACATATTATTATTCTACTTGCAACTTTTTACTTTATTTTGGATCATATTATCTAACCTTTTGTTTTCTTTGATTTCTCCTCAGTGCTGGATTATGATTACAAGCCATATACAACTTTGATGGAATCCCTCAGTCATCCAGAGGTCTCCTTATTTGTTGCAATGAAAACTTTATTTGTGTTGACTGGCATTATGTATCTTTTGCTATGCACAAGGAAATTTGTAAATTCGTAAAAGAAATGTTAATGAGTATTGagcaacaaaaataagaaattacCTCAAGGTTAATCTGGATAGGTTCTAGTGCTTGAGACTCTTGCCAACTTCGATAGTCTTTCAACTTATCCAGGGGTCTCCTTATCTGTTGCATTGAAAATTATGTTTGTGTTGCCTGGCATGCTGTTTCTTTTTCTATGCACAAGTAAATTTGTaaattcttgaaagaaatgttggtgTGTTTTGAgcaataaaaataagaaattattTCAAGTCTAATCTAGAAAAGACTCCCGCCAATGTGGAGTTGTTTGAAAAGGATAAGGTACACATTTTTTATTTGCATAGAGAGGGTTTTTTCATGAACCAGTTCTTGAAACATCAAGCTTCAAAGGGGTCTTACAATGCCAAGGTCTTTCATGTTTGAATGTATCTCATTCAAGcaattatatgttgtgatgattgACATAGTTGACATAAATTTTGTCGAAAATCAAGGGAGTGAAAACTTAACATTGATATAGTTGATTTTATAAAGATACATAAGAAATTGTATGAATTAAATTAGAAACTTTGGCTTAGTTGTTAGAACTAAAACCTGAAATCGCATAGAAGTCTCTCTATACTAGCATTATAGTCTTGCTTGACATACATGACAATTACACTAATTTTTAGGCCTTTCTGTTTTCATTCTACATTGAAGGAGTCACTTTAATTAGTGTAAGCCTAAGTGTGATTATGTCATAACTGGTAACAAAGTTAATTATCTTGAAATTCAATTTGTCCTCTTGTTCATAGTGTTTCTACTTTTTAAATTCTTTCTTTGGGTGATGATGGTAGATGTCATAATTCAACTAGAACACTAAATACATAAGGGGAACTGGGATGAGTTAGATTGAgtgttattattttttaattttgaagcATTTCAAGTGTATTTCTTATTGATTTTTGGGCTGAAGTGTCAAAAACATCATGTTAGATTCTGTCGTTGAGATAGAAAATAGATGTCCAATTACTCCAGAGTCCAGAGTCCATTAgttgtatttttttaatatagtttTAGGAGTTCTAGAAGGACATGAAAATCTGAAAGAAAGCTCAACTAGAAATTAGGAGAAGCCTTTTATATGATTCTGCTCTAAGAATATGTATTAGTTAAACATATAAAATGGAGGGGACTGCCAATTGGGATATTTGCTTGTATGAAGCACTACTAATAAGAGAGTGAACATTTTAATGCCTGAAGGGACTTTCCTGTCTGTCTTCTCTACTTTTGTCCTGCCTCTGACCTGACTTATTCCCACCTCTTTTACCTATATACTATCTTAAAACTTCTTTCAGAAGATTTGTTGTGTTTATTTGTGTTTTGCATCAAACAGTCCTCCAAAGATACTGTGTAAAGGTCAAATGAGAGCTTTAAGTTTTGGACCACCAGATCGTTCCACTTCCTGTTTATGTCACTCTGAGAAATAAATACAAAATTTCGGAGTGTTGATCAAATGATTCTGTTGAATGTTCCAGACTacatatttcatgcattatttgttCAATGGAAATATCTGTTGAATGTTTGTGTACCCTTTAGTTTGTTTATATGAACCGAGATAAGGATTTTAAGGAAAATGAATAATCACCTGACTGCTTCTGTTCATATTCTgggaaattattattttttctactgGATTTAACCTTTCTAGCAGTCTCTGTTCTGCCTGTGCTACGTTGAAGTAGAAAGATGCTCATACGTGTTGGATGCTTTATGGTGCAGGTGACACATAAGTGCATGTGCATTGTAAGAGTGGTGGCAGCATATCCTTGGCAAGCTAAGGACCTTCGTTCCCCAGTTACAGGGCACTACCGTGTTAGATTTACCGTAGAAGATCCAACAGCAAGAATTCATGCATACATTTGTGGAGAAGATGGGGTACTTTTCTTTCACTCTCAGCATAAAGCAAATATTGTATCATGAGTAAATGTAGGCAATTAGTAGTTTGATTTAAAAATCACCTTGAAATAGTGGGAAAATCTGCTGGTTTATGTAAGGTAACCATTATAGGTTAGGAAGCACCGACATGACAGTATGGATGCCACAGTGCGATTATTCCAAAATAGATCTGCATGCATTAGACATGTGTTGGCATTTTTTGCTTCAAGTACAATAAATATTTTGGGTCTTATCACTTGGAATTTTTGTTTAAGCAAGTATTCAGTGTGTTTCCTTTTCTTTACATGAAATGAACATATGTTGACTGTAAGCTCTGGTGTTTTGTCTCATACGGATCAGGTAAAATTTTTCGAAGGATACCCAACCACGGAAGTATTAACCAGCAAGATGGACAAGCTACTCGGTATAACTGATACTGATGGACAAGCAGGAAGTGATGATGGTTTTAGAAATCCACCATGGGTGTGGTGCTGTTTAAAATCTTATTATTTGGATGAAAACAATCCTCGAGGAAGCCGGAGATATAGGATATTTAGCACGACACTAGTTGGGTGAAAACATGTTTATTACCTACCCCATCTCAAAAAAGAATTGTGTTATAATAGCATTTTAGACGTATCATGTAAATGTTGCAACTCCCTTCACCTGGGCACGGATGCCAATGCCATGTTTTGTTTGCAGTGTGGCTCCATCACGACGTCCTTGTATAGTTCTTGTTAGATATTTGTTCAAAACTCTCGAGCTTCGTGTGAATGAATGAATCATCTTCTCCCCGTGCGTACGTTGAAGAGTTGTTGATGGTTTTTTTTTCATTCCCTGCAAACATAACTGAAgaagatggaattcaagtgtgaaCTCATGGATTGAATGTCTGATTAGCAAATACTTTCAATTGTGGACTCTTACACAAAACATTTCATGTGTGTGAAGAGGTAGGTTGCTTTCAATATTGAGCAAACCTGGGGTTGACTGGAGACTTTGATTTCTGAAGGAGTCGGTGGACAAGATTTATTTCAAAGGGGACCGCGCGTGATCGAGTTTGGTAAATATCATGGTGAGCTTTGCAGCTGTTGTGGTGTTTTGTCGTTAAATGGGATCTTCCTCGTCTGTGATCTTTAACAGGAAAAGTTACACAAACCTCaaagaaagaaatattaagtTTAGCTCCGGCATAGTACACAAACAAACCTCAAAGAAATGCAGCCAATACCAGACAGACCACGAGCAAGCAACGTAGTTTCAAAGAAATGTAAAGAGTTTACCTCTGGCAAAGTACAAAATCCTTTCATTATGGACATAGGTATCCGGTGTTACATCTAATACCTGGCTCAGCATAAGATACAATAAGACAGCCCGAGCAGAGAATCCCAGGGAACAGCGGACCGAGTTTGAGAGAGCAGCTAGTGTGTGTTGTCCAACATCAGGGGAACTGCTGCCGGTTATACGTATCCTCGTGCACAAAGACGGGATTTGCCTGAGCTGGTGGGACCTGAGGATGTGCCATCGCAATGCCCCCTTGGTTTTGGTCCACACCCCAACTTTGTGCATTCTTGGATGACAAGGCAACGTAGTAAACAATGGCAAGGGCGACGCTGGCAAGGGACAGCACCGCCCCACCCGAGAACACTCCGGACTTCACCACGTAGCAGTAGTCTCCAAAATACATCCTTTCTTGACCCCGCTGGTCGTTCAAGGCAGCACCCGTCAACAACAGAAGGAACGCTATTATGAATGAAACCCTGCATTATTATGAGCGTTAAACTTGTTCACTATTTGCATCATCTCATCTTCTATATATGATCTATGTGAAGACTTTGGAACGACTAATCTCTGCCAAATTTGACAGACACCGATAATTAAGTTTCGgttcagaaacttaccaagaagcaacgaaagagatcaaccctagggTCCAGTTGGTGCCCGATGGATGAGGATGCTTCTTGCAACATACACACCCGGCTACGGTGTTTATTATCACCTGCGCCATCATAAGAGCCAATGCTGATATCAGACCCAGCGCTAATGCTGGGCTCTTTGGATACACACATTCACCTCCTGTAGTAGTTGCTTGGACATCAGAAGCCTGCACGGTTGAGAATGAAGTGAATTAACAAGTGCACATTATGTTTGCCGCATGAACTTACTACTGCTGGCATCTTATAACAAGTTATGCTGATTGGAAGCTTGAGCACTTTTTATTTAGGCAGTACCAGAGAAATAATAGAACAATTTAATGGCTCTAGAAAAGTTTACCATAAAAATTGCATCATGGGATATCTAAAAACCGGTAGCTATTACCCTCTTTTCCTTTAATCTCAACCAGTGAGTCTCACAATTTTACTTTGGTTGGCCCTATGGATCATGGTGTGGCTCATCAAACTGGTAATAAGTCACGATATGGTCTCAGCTTGAAATATTGGCAGCATAATGACCTAGCAGGCAATTGGTAGTAGGTAAACATACCGAATTCACCCATCAAACAGTCTATGCATGATGAGGGTGACCAACCAACTGAAACAGACTAGAAAACAAGAAGAGGGGAGAGATCAAGAACGGAATTATATGCATATCTAATGAAATCATGCATAAAGTACACAGAACATCTCCAATAGTAggctgttctttttctttttttttcgtaAAATGCTTCTCTCTGGTTCATGATGAGTATCTTTCCAGAGCCATCTGATCAAAAGCTCCATCTATGAATGATAGCCATAAGACAGCCAAGATCACTATTCCAACTTTAATGCTCCAAATCATTCATCAGCTTTTAGAACAGACAAAACCAACGCTTCCATAGATTACAAGCTATGTAATCGCCATTTTAAGTAGCTACATGTAGTTCAATCAAAGTCCAGGGAATATATTACCTGCAATTCCATGATCCTAATGTCGCAATTAACTCATTCTTAATAACAAAGCAACCATTACAATACTAAATCCCTCATCTACTTTCAAG
Proteins encoded:
- the LOC103990612 gene encoding protection of telomeres protein 1a isoform X1; this translates as MEERGPSVDSVYLPIRDARNCIHERVNIFAAVSSIGAEKKSRGTDYVVSLKIMDQSYMEPGISVNFFAEDMTKLPHVRAIGDIISLQNVEVRIHRGDVYCVHNKKFSAFALFQGKTTSGLIHYQKSVKYHATNHDDEFLSQIRTWLLDNPPKAVGKDVPLLLRRIKLDLAFDLVCKVLHVSETSKGDWMLFVWDGTDTPPAKLQFDLELQGERPCSLHVEELPLTIEILCTFPRVGSVLRVFASKSFKVITHLHDGNQWVKLCNMICGLHDGMWNGMLQPSSEVLLLSDEDWIAREHLKTYDRRLATALENYPMTSFPAPSHITVLDYDYKPYTTLMESLSHPEVTHKCMCIVRVVAAYPWQAKDLRSPVTGHYRVRFTVEDPTARIHAYICGEDGVKFFEGYPTTEVLTSKMDKLLGITDTDGQAGSDDGFRNPPWVWCCLKSYYLDENNPRGSRRYRIFSTTLVG
- the LOC103990612 gene encoding protection of telomeres protein 1a isoform X3; the protein is MEERGPSVDSVYLPIRDARNCIHERVNIFAAVSSIGAEKKSRGTDYVVSLKIMDQSYMEPGISVNFFAEDMTKLPHVRAIGDIISLQNVEVRIHRGDVYCVHNKKFSAFALFQGKTTSGLIHYQKSVKYHATNHDDEFLSQIRTWLLDNPPKAVGKDVPLLLRRIKLDLAFDLVCKVLHVSETSKGDWMLFVWDGTDTPPAKLQFETYDRRLATALENYPMTSFPAPSHITVLDYDYKPYTTLMESLSHPEVTHKCMCIVRVVAAYPWQAKDLRSPVTGHYRVRFTVEDPTARIHAYICGEDGVKFFEGYPTTEVLTSKMDKLLGITDTDGQAGSDDGFRNPPWVWCCLKSYYLDENNPRGSRRYRIFSTTLVG
- the LOC103990612 gene encoding protection of telomeres protein 1a isoform X2; amino-acid sequence: MDQSYMEPGISVNFFAEDMTKLPHVRAIGDIISLQNVEVRIHRGDVYCVHNKKFSAFALFQGKTTSGLIHYQKSVKYHATNHDDEFLSQIRTWLLDNPPKAVGKDVPLLLRRIKLDLAFDLVCKVLHVSETSKGDWMLFVWDGTDTPPAKLQFDLELQGERPCSLHVEELPLTIEILCTFPRVGSVLRVFASKSFKVITHLHDGNQWVKLCNMICGLHDGMWNGMLQPSSEVLLLSDEDWIAREHLKTYDRRLATALENYPMTSFPAPSHITVLDYDYKPYTTLMESLSHPEVTHKCMCIVRVVAAYPWQAKDLRSPVTGHYRVRFTVEDPTARIHAYICGEDGVKFFEGYPTTEVLTSKMDKLLGITDTDGQAGSDDGFRNPPWVWCCLKSYYLDENNPRGSRRYRIFSTTLVG
- the LOC135616693 gene encoding protein MODIFYING WALL LIGNIN-1-like, coding for MERKVMVVCVAVGFLGLLSAALAFAAEATRTKASDVQATTTGGECVYPKSPALALGLISALALMMAQVIINTVAGCVCCKKHPHPSGTNWTLGLISFVASWVSFIIAFLLLLTGAALNDQRGQERMYFGDYCYVVKSGVFSGGAVLSLASVALAIVYYVALSSKNAQSWGVDQNQGGIAMAHPQVPPAQANPVFVHEDTYNRQQFP